Proteins co-encoded in one Uloborus diversus isolate 005 chromosome 9, Udiv.v.3.1, whole genome shotgun sequence genomic window:
- the LOC129229586 gene encoding intraflagellar transport protein 140 homolog — MALYIDKKIEDPLAGPQKTLLTWHKCFPIVAVASYDDNSGGVVSIYTNDCSVVRTKISPRLGIQVTAVEWHPTKKCMVIGWESGDLAIWSEIGGREIYSFTKHHNNVVCSLAFNENGKFFVTGDIDGSMFVWKFDAGGSFEIVLTQSLKYSIVDMVFRTNCNRENEGEISRLARAAVDGDERALNMFSSWEDNEFEQRLSFVNKDDDFELFVGCQSGIVFFMKKNGYCEGVLQMETSIRYLAYYQEKDILIVLSKSLILAQFSIEQDGSVRELRKIKLSGRNTDVVMVWAGESLLAISTGENSVHLWNVNSGQSSTLVIPDFALSQQITHISFMAARNVLTAGTIHGFLFSWQLIDVDDDDEIVWEVEKLLQVHGNIRSFGWCEALETMAMITSRDTYIISKQKMCFAFSDGLSAVQMAARQVVIELVSQELSVHLLTEMEIKAVYMSKNTVALHCSDKLIFYEVNFDDKKTMHLGTFAVSSNCILLHDQSVYVKSEGKIDVKTFQGTLKAYFQFTKDEGEPLVMGASGDFFVAASTTSVTKIWDISGREAKLVLSSNDAKNIIKDKQITSIACNHKGNKVSFTVCIKTKTGSIFDPHLFVWDIEKNVFSQFDFATGQGNKPDDKISNTSDLSAMVSGRFPVQHFWVQEDPRLVVCEAKLLPLPLKKNFANSSFRKMLNKQKKNSIVDTEKKPETVVVSLYVTPDKVLIVQDYFALDENQANLLGVKIPYYYILQKKADPAPDEKVQEVKGHKSLVERKTMQNFIGLESCDNATKEALLNFSYFFAAGSFDEAFSAIKTIDSESVWENMAKMCVKTKRLDVAKICVGKMGLTFAIKALNKAAKEPQLEVKIGILAIHLEMYDEAEKLFRSCGRYDWVNKLCQCRGQWQKALEIAEAKDRIHLRDTFYNYANFLEREGDIHNAIKFYEKSGTHHFEIPRMLFDDPRALEAYVQKSKDPEIHRWWAQYLESIDEMETALHYYKTAEDYLSLVRLYCYCNNLEKAAEIANETGNRAACFHLGRQFENQDNIKEAIHFFTQARAFTNAIRICKENNLEEQLMNLAMMAGPAEKADVAQHFQQQGNISNAISLYHKAGNLEYAVELAFQEGEYDVLQKIATELPPDADPQLLQQCAEFFIQRGRFDTAVNLFIMAKKYEEALNLCVENNVKIGEELAEKFTLDKNETDKQLRIFILEKIGESCMIQENYHLAAKKFTQAGDKIKAMKALLKSGDTDRIIFFANVSRQREIYVMAANYLQTLDWRNNGDVVKHIITFYTKGKALDLLSSFYEACAQDEIDEYQNYEKALEALTEAYKCQAKNSGSSNSDKLQTLKSKIEIISKFVEIRHLYESNPEDAVKECRDLLHLENVEAAVRRGDIYGFLVEHFCSRENYKVAYSILEQMQSTLPGINLPYYIKVDNLKAIYKALDLKPHKENEFSVSKKDSENDLSDTEEIEEEYQAVENRFL; from the coding sequence ATGGCTctttatattgataaaaaaatcgAAGATCCATTAGCAGGACCTCAGAAAACTCTCCTCACTTGGCACAAATGTTTTCCGATCGTTGCAGTTGCATCTTATGATGACAATTCAGGAGGTGTAGTAAGTATTTATACAAATGACTGTAGTGTTGTGCGGACGAAAATTTCTCCTCGCTTAGGTATTCAAGTTACTGCAGTGGAATGGCACCCCACAAAAAAATGTATGGTAATTGGATGGGAAAGTGGCGATCTAGCCATATGGAGTGAAATTGGAGGAAGAGAAATTTACTCTTTCACCAAGCATCATAACAATGTTGTGTGTTCTTTGGCTTTCAAtgaaaatgggaaattttttgtgaCAGGAGATATTGATGGATCCATGTTTGTTTGGAAATTTGATGCTGGAGGAAGCTTTGAAATTGTGCTTACTCAGTCCTTGAAGTACTCTATAGTGGATATGGTTTTCCGTACAAATTGCAATCGAGAAAACGAGGGAGAAATCAGCCGCCTCGCCAGAGCTGCAGTTGATGGAGATGAACGAGCTCTGAATATGTTTTCCAGCTGGGAAGATAATGAATTTGAACAAAGGCTGAGTTTCGTCAACAAAGATGATGACTTTGAACTGTTTGTTGGATGTCAGTCAGGCATTGTTTTCTTTATGAAAAAGAATGGTTACTGTGAAGGTGTCCTTCAAATGGAAACATCTATACGTTATTTAGCATATTATCAGGAAAAGGACATCTTAATTGTACTTTCAAAATCACTGATACTGGCACAATTCAGCATTGAACAAGATGGATCGGTACGAgaattgagaaaaattaaattaagcggCAGAAACACAGATGTTGTGATGGTTTGGGCTGGAGAAAGTCTGCTGGCAATAAGCACAGGAGAAAACTCTGTTCATCTTTGGAATGTAAATAGTGGTCAAAGCAGTACCTTGGTGATACCTGATTTTGCCCTTTCACAACAAATCACGCATATCTCATTTATGGCTGCAAGGAATGTCCTCACAGCTGGCACGATTCATGGTTTTCTTTTCTCTTGGCAGTTGATAGAcgttgatgatgatgatgaaattgTTTGGGAAGTTGAGAAATTACTTCAAGTCCATGGCAACATCAGGAGTTTTGGATGGTGTGAAGCTCTAGAAACAATGGCTATGATTACCAGTAGAGACACTTAcataatttcaaaacagaaaatgtgTTTTGCATTCAGTGATGGCTTGTCTGCTGTGCAAATGGCAGCAAGGCAGGTGGTAATTGAACTCGTATCGCAGGAGCTATCTGTTCATCTTTTGACCGAAATGGAAATCAAAGCAGTTTATATGAGTAAAAATACTGTTGCCCTACATTGCAGtgataaattgatattttatgaagttaattttgatgataaaaaaacaatgcatttggGAACATTTGCAGTATCTTCTAATTGCATCCTTTTGCACGATCAGAGTGTTTATGTAAAAAGCGAAGGGAAAATCGATGTGAAGACTTTCCAAGGAACACTCAAAGCTTACTTTCAATTTACAAAAGATGAAGGAGAACCTCTAGTTATGGGGGCTTCTGGGGACTTTTTTGTTGCTGCATCCACAACTAGTGTCACTAAAATCTGGGATATTAGCGGTCGCGAAGCTAAACTTGTACTCTCGTCAAATGACGCTAAAAATATCATTAAGGACAAGCAGATAACAAGCATAGCATGCAATCATAAGGGGAATAAAGTAAGCTTTACTGTTTGTATAAAAACTAAAACTGGTTCGATTTTTGATCCACATTTGTTTGTTTGGGATATTGAAAAGAATGTTTTCAGCCAGTTTGATTTTGCTACAGGTCAAGGAAATAAACCAGATGATAAAATATCAAACACCAGTGATTTGTCGGCAATGGTAAGTGGTCGATTTCCAGTGCAGCATTTTTGGGTACAAGAAGACCCTAGACTGGTGGTGTGTGAAGCAAAATTATTGCCCCTTCCACTgaagaaaaattttgcaaatagtagtttcagaaaaatgctaaataaacagaaaaagaataGCATCGTGGACACAGAAAAGAAACCTGAAACTGTAGTAGTGTCTTTGTATGTTACTCCTGATAAAGTACTGATTGTGCAAGATTATTTTGCATTAGATGAAAACCAGGCTAATTTGTTAGGAGTAAAAATTCcatattattacattttacaaAAGAAAGCAGACCCTGCACCTGATGAAAAAGTTCAAGAGGTCAAAGGCCACAAATCCTTAGTTGAAAGgaaaacaatgcaaaattttattggTCTTGAAAGCTGTGACAATGCAACCAAAGAAGCTCTTTTGAATTTCAGTTACTTTTTTGCAGCTGGCAGTTTTGATGAAGCTTTCTCTGCAATAAAAACAATAGACTCTGAATCTGTTTGGGAAAACATGGCAAAGATGTGTGTGAAAACAAAAAGATTAGATGTGGCAAAAATATGTGTTGGAAAAATGGGATTGACTTTTGCTATAAAAGCTCTCAATAAAGCCGCTAAAGAACCTCAACTAGAAGTAAAAATTGGAATACTTGCTATTCATTTAGAGATGTATGATGAAGCTGAGAAGCTTTTTAGGAGTTGTGGTAGATATGATTGGGTTAATAAATTATGCCAATGTCGAGGACAGTGGCAAAAAGCTTTGGAAATAGCTGAAGCTAAAGACAGAATACACTTACGGGACACTTTTTACAACTATGCAAACTTTTTAGAACGAGAGGGTGACATTCACAATGCAATTAAGTTCTATGAAAAATCAGGAACTCATCACTTTGAAATTCCTCGCATGTTATTTGACGATCCCAGAGCTTTGGAAGCGTATGTTCAAAAGAGTAAAGATCCAGAAATTCACAGATGGTGGGCACAATACCTTGAAAGCATTGATGAGATGGAAACTGCTTTACATTACTACAAAACTGCTGAAGATTATTTATCTCTAGTCAGATTATATTGTTATTGCAATAACCTAGAAAAGGCTGCCGAAATTGCTAATGAGACTGGAAATCGAGCAGCTTGCTTTCATCTTGGCAGACAATTTGAGAATCAAGACAACATAAAAGAAGCCATACATTTTTTCACTCAAGCACGAGCCTTTACCAACGCCATTCGTAtttgtaaagaaaataatttggaaGAACAGTTAATGAACTTGGCGATGATGGCAGGGCCTGCTGAGAAAGCAGATGTTGCACAACATTTCCAACAACAAGGGAATATAAGTAATGCCATTTCATTGTACCATAAAGCTGGGAATCTTGAATATGCTGTTGAATTGGCCTTCCAGGAAGGGGAATACGATGTACTGCAGAAAATAGCTACAGAATTACCACCTGATGCTGATCCTCAGTTGTTACAGCAATGTGCcgaatttttcatccaaagaggAAGATTTGACACAGCAGTAAATCTTTTCATAATGGCTAAAAAGTATGAAGAAGCATTGAACCTTTGCGTtgagaataatgtaaaaattggcGAAGAATTAGCTGAAAAATTCACtttggataaaaatgaaactgaTAAACAACTGAGaattttcattttagaaaagATTGGTGAATCATGTATGATTCAAGAAAATTACCATTTAGCAGCTAAAAAATTTACTCAAGCAGGTGACAAGATAAAAGCTATGAAAGCATTATTAAAATCAGGTGATACAGacagaataattttttttgccaatGTGTCTCGGCAACGGGAAATATATGTGATGGCGGCAAACTACTTGCAGACTCTAGACTGGCGGAACAATGGGGACGTTGTGAAACATATAATTACATTCTATACCAAAGGCAAAGCTTTGGACTTGTTATCAAGTTTTTATGAAGCCTGTGCTCAAGATGAAATTGATGAATATCAAAATTATGAGAAAGCTCTTGAGGCTCTGACAGAAGCATACAAATGTCAAGCAAAAAATTCTGGCAGTTCCAATTCAGACAAATTGCAAACCttaaaatctaaaatagaaataataagcAAATTTGTGGAAATACGACACTTGTATGAAAGTAATCCAGAGGATGCTGTCAAAGAATGTAGGGATCTTTTGCACCTTGAAAATGTAGAAGCTGCTGTAAGAAGAGGAGATATTTATGGTTTCTTGGTCGAACATTTTTGCTCTCGAGAAAATTATAAAGTAGCGTATTCTATTCTAGAACAAATGCAGAGTACATTACCTGGAATCAATCTGCCCTATTACATTAAAGTCGATAATTTAAAAGCTATCTATAAAGCTTTAGATCTGAAACCACATAAGGAAAATGAATTCTCTGTTTCAAAGAAAGATTCAGAAAATGATTTGTCTGATACAGAAGAAATTGAAGAAGAGTATCAGGCTGTAGAGAATAGGTTTTTATAA